DNA sequence from the Terriglobales bacterium genome:
GCGAAGGCATCCTGATCGCCGAGGCGGGTGCGGACCTGGTCGAAGCCCTGGTCCGCGAGCACGCCCGCTTCGTCTACCGGGTGGCCTACTCGGTGCTGCGCAACCATCACGACGCCGAAGACGCGGTCCAGGAGACCTTCATCCGGGT
Encoded proteins:
- a CDS encoding sigma factor, translated to MAVGQAILSEGILIAEAGADLVEALVREHARFVYRVAYSVLRNHHDAEDAVQETFIRV